The Blattabacterium cuenoti genome includes a region encoding these proteins:
- a CDS encoding ribonuclease HI, producing the protein MNKKIHIYTDGSSKGNPGPGGYGIFIEIFFGHLYNRKIISEGFRYTTNNRMELLSVIIGLEKIENKKQNISVFTDSKYIVNTIQKKWIYKWEKTDFKNKKNVDLWKRFLNLFDKHFVVFYWIKSHNNHYINDYCDRLSVNASKRKNLKIDYVYEYEKQI; encoded by the coding sequence GTGAACAAAAAGATTCATATTTATACTGACGGTTCTTCAAAAGGAAATCCTGGTCCAGGAGGATATGGAATTTTTATAGAAATATTTTTTGGACATTTATACAATAGAAAAATAATTTCAGAAGGATTCCGTTATACAACTAACAATAGAATGGAACTATTATCAGTCATCATAGGATTAGAAAAAATAGAAAATAAAAAACAAAATATTTCCGTGTTTACTGATTCAAAATATATCGTCAATACGATCCAAAAAAAATGGATTTACAAATGGGAAAAAACTGATTTTAAAAATAAAAAAAATGTGGATTTATGGAAAAGATTTTTAAATTTATTTGACAAACATTTTGTTGTATTTTATTGGATAAAAAGTCACAATAATCATTATATCAATGATTATTGCGATCGATTATCTGTAAATGCCTCAAAAAGAAAAAATCTAAAAATAGATTACGTATATGAGTATGAAAAACAGATATAA
- a CDS encoding lysophospholipid acyltransferase family protein: MRIIQISLILLWRTWFFFINIFLIPLWAGASIPFLFKDKYYPIAYWFHQMWARSNLFFMGFWYVLEKDKEILDKNQQYVIISNHSSIMDIMLIYSLMRNHPLVFVGKAELAKLPFFGFVYKKSNILIERKNLSSCIQVFNKIKNKIDSGKSVCIFPEGGVPKPYIFLDHFKSGAFFIAIIKKIPIIPFTIADIKKKFPSSSIIRGGPGKIRIKQHHSISTKNLSLKDKDMLKKKCFNLIKYQLEKFEREKKSS, encoded by the coding sequence ATGAGAATTATACAAATATCATTAATATTGTTATGGCGTACATGGTTTTTTTTTATCAATATATTTTTAATTCCATTATGGGCAGGAGCTTCTATTCCATTTCTATTTAAAGATAAATACTATCCTATTGCATATTGGTTTCACCAAATGTGGGCTAGAAGTAATCTTTTTTTTATGGGTTTTTGGTATGTATTAGAAAAAGATAAAGAAATATTAGATAAAAATCAACAATACGTAATTATCAGCAATCATAGTTCTATTATGGATATTATGTTAATTTATTCTTTGATGAGAAATCATCCTTTAGTTTTTGTTGGGAAAGCAGAATTAGCTAAACTTCCTTTTTTTGGATTTGTTTATAAAAAAAGTAATATTCTTATTGAAAGAAAAAATTTATCAAGTTGTATACAAGTATTTAATAAAATAAAAAATAAAATAGATTCTGGAAAAAGTGTTTGTATTTTTCCAGAAGGAGGAGTTCCTAAACCTTATATTTTCTTGGATCATTTTAAGAGTGGAGCTTTTTTTATCGCTATTATAAAAAAAATACCTATTATTCCTTTTACTATAGCTGACATCAAAAAAAAATTTCCTAGTTCTTCTATTATCAGAGGAGGACCAGGAAAAATAAGGATCAAACAACATCACTCTATATCAACAAAAAACTTATCCTTGAAAGACAAGGATATGTTGAAAAAAAAATGTTTTAATTTAATCAAATATCAATTAGAAAAATTTGAACGTGAAAAAAAAAGTAGTTAA